Genomic DNA from Thermogemmatispora onikobensis:
TCAACCGTATTCGCGAGGTCATTGACCGCGAATACAAGGTCGAGGGCGATCTGCGCCGCGAGGTCGAACAGAATATCAAGCGCCTGATTGAGATCGGCTGCTATCGCGGCCAGCGCCATCGCCGCAATCTGCCGGTGCGTGGCCAGCGAACACGAACGAATGCGCGTACTCGCCGCGGACCGCGAAAGACGGTGGCCGGCAAGAAGAAGGCGACAGCCAAGAAGTAGGCATGGCTGTCTCAAAGGCGGCTCCTTCCTTCTCTTTCTCGCCCACCCCGTCGGTCACTCTGCTCTGGTGGGGGCCAGCTCCGGCCCTCACGGTGGCGCTGGCCTGCCC
This window encodes:
- the rpsM gene encoding 30S ribosomal protein S13, coding for MARIAGVDIPREKPVEISLRYIYGIGPTTSRQILEKTRVNPSKRVKDLTEDEVNRIREVIDREYKVEGDLRREVEQNIKRLIEIGCYRGQRHRRNLPVRGQRTRTNARTRRGPRKTVAGKKKATAKK